Proteins encoded within one genomic window of Salipaludibacillus agaradhaerens:
- a CDS encoding substrate-binding domain-containing protein: protein MRNNVTMRDIADKIGVSSVTVSKALNDKEGVSEELRKKIQSLAEELGYRFNSTAKSMKEGLSYNIGVIIPEHFIGETKSFYLSFYQEITKHLESYHYYGILQTLSQEDEMNHVLPGTYYENKVDGFIILGQISNEYLNVLKNNGIPLICLDFYTDQTEVDCIITDNFYGTYEVTNHLIKMGHREIAFVGNIYFTSSIQDRYLGYYKSLLEHRLPLKEHFIINDRDDNGTFIDIQLPKERPTAFVCNCDQVAYNVVKKLQLLGYRVPEDFSVVGFDNDIYSTIASPQLTTVQVNVPEMSEAAVRNIIDKVRDNQKASGRVLVKGKIVQRDSVADINSKLKK, encoded by the coding sequence TTGCGGAACAATGTGACGATGAGGGATATTGCTGACAAAATTGGTGTGAGTAGTGTCACGGTCTCTAAAGCTTTAAATGATAAAGAAGGCGTGAGTGAAGAATTAAGAAAAAAAATCCAAAGTTTGGCTGAAGAATTAGGTTATAGATTTAATTCAACGGCTAAATCTATGAAGGAAGGCTTATCCTATAATATTGGGGTCATCATCCCGGAACACTTTATTGGGGAAACGAAATCCTTTTATTTAAGCTTTTATCAAGAGATTACCAAACACCTTGAAAGTTATCATTATTATGGGATTTTACAAACGCTCTCACAAGAAGATGAAATGAACCATGTCCTTCCTGGGACATACTACGAAAATAAAGTAGATGGCTTTATCATTCTTGGCCAGATTAGTAATGAGTATCTTAATGTGTTAAAAAATAATGGTATTCCACTTATTTGCCTGGACTTTTATACGGATCAAACTGAAGTTGATTGTATTATTACGGATAACTTCTATGGCACTTACGAAGTAACAAACCATTTAATCAAGATGGGACATAGAGAGATCGCATTCGTTGGAAATATTTATTTTACGAGCAGTATACAAGACCGCTATTTAGGCTATTATAAATCGTTACTTGAGCATCGTCTCCCCTTAAAAGAGCATTTTATCATAAATGACCGTGATGATAATGGGACGTTTATAGACATTCAGCTACCTAAAGAGAGACCGACAGCTTTCGTATGTAATTGCGATCAAGTGGCGTACAATGTCGTTAAAAAATTGCAACTTCTAGGTTACCGGGTACCTGAAGATTTTTCGGTAGTAGGCTTTGATAATGACATTTATTCGACGATTGCTTCACCACAACTTACGACGGTACAAGTAAACGTTCCGGAAATGTCTGAAGCTGCTGTAAGAAATATTATAGACAAAGTAAGGGATAATCAGAAAGCATCAGGAAGGGTATTAGTGAAAGGAAAAATTGTTCAAAGGGATTCAGTTGCTGATATCAATTCAAAATTGAAAAAATAA
- a CDS encoding glycoside hydrolase family 130 protein, whose protein sequence is MTVKLIGEQLTNIPWEDKPEGLTMPVWRHTTNPVIKRNPAKGIARIFNSAVIPYDNKFLGVFRAETTNGRPHLHLGYSDDALNWEIDEQKVTFVDDAGAEFQPRYAYDPRLIKVDNTYYIIWCTDFYGASIGMAKTHDFKTFIRVENPFLPFNRNGVLFPRKINGNYLLLSRPSDSGHTPFGDIFLSESPDLTYWGKHRRVMGKGGEGWWQNVKIGGGPAPIETSEGWLIFYHGVTGTCNGLVYSMGGAILDLHEPSKVKYRCKTFLLTPETEYEERGFVNNVIFPCATLSDAQTGRIAIYYGAADTYVGVAYTEVNQVVDYIKEHHEQVEDDQEIGTM, encoded by the coding sequence ATGACAGTTAAATTAATTGGGGAACAGCTAACAAACATACCCTGGGAAGACAAGCCAGAGGGACTGACAATGCCAGTTTGGCGTCATACGACCAATCCTGTAATTAAACGTAATCCTGCGAAAGGGATTGCTAGAATATTTAATAGTGCCGTCATCCCTTACGATAATAAATTTCTTGGTGTATTTAGGGCTGAAACAACAAATGGCAGACCTCATCTGCATTTAGGCTATAGTGATGACGCCTTAAATTGGGAAATCGACGAACAGAAAGTGACCTTTGTTGATGATGCTGGAGCTGAATTTCAACCGAGATATGCATATGATCCGAGACTCATTAAAGTTGATAATACCTACTATATTATTTGGTGTACGGATTTTTATGGTGCTTCTATCGGCATGGCAAAAACGCACGACTTTAAGACATTTATAAGAGTTGAAAATCCATTTCTACCATTTAATCGTAATGGCGTACTATTTCCAAGAAAGATTAATGGTAATTATCTGTTATTATCACGTCCAAGTGATAGCGGTCATACGCCTTTTGGAGATATCTTTTTAAGTGAAAGTCCAGATTTAACGTATTGGGGGAAACATCGCCGTGTGATGGGAAAAGGTGGAGAAGGCTGGTGGCAAAATGTTAAAATTGGAGGCGGACCAGCGCCTATTGAAACATCTGAAGGATGGCTTATATTTTATCATGGGGTAACAGGCACTTGTAATGGCCTAGTATACAGTATGGGCGGCGCGATTCTTGATTTACACGAACCATCAAAGGTAAAGTACCGGTGTAAAACATTTTTGTTGACCCCTGAAACAGAGTATGAAGAAAGAGGCTTTGTCAATAATGTTATCTTCCCATGCGCTACATTGAGTGATGCACAAACAGGGCGTATTGCTATTTATTACGGGGCTGCAGACACTTATGTAGGGGTCGCTTATACAGAAGTAAATCAGGTAGTAGATTATATAAAAGAACACCATGAACAAGTGGAGGATGATCAAGAAATAGGGACAATGTAA
- a CDS encoding single-stranded DNA-binding protein, with protein MLNQFTLIGRIARQPSLQTTREGISYTRFTLAVRRHFKNQAGQYDTDFVQLISWNKVAERIADFCSKGSLVSVNGRIQMRSFEVEKEKRLTVPDVVAENVTFLQMKKMTDGTPSHEKVPIPSPPLPSSEEESPSN; from the coding sequence ATGTTAAATCAATTTACGCTTATTGGACGAATAGCTAGACAGCCCTCCCTACAAACTACGAGAGAAGGTATATCGTACACACGCTTTACGTTAGCAGTTCGACGACATTTTAAAAATCAAGCAGGCCAATATGACACGGACTTCGTCCAGCTTATCTCCTGGAACAAGGTAGCAGAAAGAATAGCTGATTTCTGTTCAAAAGGCTCTTTAGTCTCTGTTAATGGGCGTATTCAGATGAGATCATTTGAAGTAGAAAAAGAAAAACGACTTACAGTACCAGATGTGGTGGCTGAAAATGTCACGTTCTTGCAGATGAAAAAAATGACTGATGGTACACCTAGTCATGAAAAAGTTCCTATTCCTAGCCCACCTCTCCCATCATCAGAAGAAGAATCCCCTTCTAATTAA
- a CDS encoding cold shock domain-containing protein translates to MQGKVKWFNAEKGFGFIEREDGDDVFVHYSAIDQEGFKTLDEGQEVQFEIVEGARGPQAANVVKI, encoded by the coding sequence ATGCAGGGAAAAGTAAAATGGTTTAATGCAGAAAAAGGTTTTGGATTCATTGAAAGAGAAGATGGAGACGATGTATTTGTACATTACTCTGCCATTGATCAGGAAGGATTCAAAACACTTGACGAAGGCCAAGAGGTACAATTTGAAATCGTAGAAGGTGCTCGTGGTCCTCAAGCTGCTAATGTTGTTAAAATATAA
- the hpf gene encoding ribosome hibernation-promoting factor, HPF/YfiA family, translating into MNFNIRGENLEITSSLKEYVEKKVGKLEKYFDTIPSSDVHVKMSVLNSVQKVEITIPMPKLLLRAEEKHTDMYAAIDLVIEKLERQIRKHKTKVNRKFRGDDSLKYMFKNELEPLAEEDPANDDDIEIVRTKRFDLKPMDIEEAVLQMDMLGHNFFVFANAVSGFTNVVYKRKDGRYGLIEPE; encoded by the coding sequence ATGAATTTTAATATTCGCGGTGAAAACCTGGAAATTACCTCATCTTTAAAGGAGTACGTTGAAAAGAAGGTAGGCAAACTTGAAAAGTACTTTGATACTATCCCCTCATCAGATGTACACGTGAAAATGAGTGTTCTCAATAGTGTTCAAAAAGTAGAGATCACTATTCCGATGCCAAAATTATTATTACGTGCTGAAGAAAAGCATACAGATATGTATGCAGCGATAGATCTAGTGATTGAAAAATTAGAAAGACAAATTAGAAAGCACAAAACAAAAGTAAATCGTAAATTTCGTGGTGACGACAGTTTAAAATATATGTTTAAAAATGAGTTAGAACCGTTAGCAGAGGAAGACCCTGCTAATGATGATGACATAGAAATTGTAAGAACTAAACGATTTGATCTTAAGCCTATGGATATTGAAGAAGCTGTCTTACAAATGGATATGTTAGGACATAACTTCTTCGTTTTTGCTAATGCAGTGAGTGGATTCACGAACGTTGTTTATAAGCGAAAAGATGGTCGTTACGGGCTTATTGAACCTGAGTAA